From the Gadus chalcogrammus isolate NIFS_2021 chromosome 18, NIFS_Gcha_1.0, whole genome shotgun sequence genome, the window caatCACAATTCAGTTTCACTGTTGCGAGgcaaatcatcaacaccattcaattcaaattccaatttcaattcaaaattaattaattaccaTGTTAAACATAGGCAACCAATTGCAACCAATCATAAATCtgctaattatttttttaaagttctAAGCAAATGAGCCTTCAGTTGCCGCCTTGACTTGTGCGGCAACTGACTAGAAGGCTCATTTGCATACATTTAAGCAGCACGAGTTGAACTTTGTCTGCACGTTTGATTAAAAGTTTAGAAGCATTGCACTCTGCTGACACACTGTTAAGTGTCTAGTTTTTAGTTATGATCCTCTCTAATGCGCCTCCACACGACGCGCAGTTTGTTTTAAAAagttgtgtaggcctacgcttTAGAAAAGACATGCATGTGCGGGTGCACTGCGCACGTTCATGAACGCGCCTTCATGTTTGCCTCCCTGCtgagctcggccaggaaccTCTCCTGCAACGCTCCATTATTATTTGCTACTTTCTTAGTAGGGATGTGAGAGAGATGATCAATTCAAATGAATTGGTTAAATCTGGAAGTGACATCTGACTTCAACAACTTTCCATTCAGAGGTGGCAAACTCTCCAGGTGTAAGGAGAATGTATACCAATGCCTTTTTTAATTGATTAGTCAAGTTAAACAAGGTTTACATAATTTGTAAATAATTGCATATTATCATCATAATCCATATTTCCACGACCATGTTGACAGTCTcctgaaatgttttttgtttctcGTGGCAGATTGGTGTTACCAGGACGCATCATGCGGTGAGCCATCAACGCTTAGATGCCCTCCCATCACAGACACCAGACATCCTGTATTACTCTTACTACTGTTTCTAGGCCTGCGGTTAAGTATGAGTCAGTGTTAAGTGTGTGCCCTCACATTTCAGGTCCTGCGACATGGCCCGTGTCGCTAGCCGTGGAGTTCTGCAATGGGAGCAGGCAGTCCCCCATTAACATCAATTCCAGCAAGGCCGTAGAAGACGCCGAACTGGTTGACTTCTCCTTCACCGATTATGACAACAAATTGGGGTTGACCAAGATCAAGAACACTGGAAAAACCGGTAAGAGTCTCGCTGTCACTCTCACTCCCTGATttgtatgacccaagatacgtcagacagagaaagcgcgcatattcgacggtaccgccttgtcatttgtttaccaaggtgccatggcaacaccattgctacctctcattggctgaatctttgagaacgttgtagactcaatataagtcgcggggagacgaagctctgttcgtttgtatattttatttacgtgaccatatttttgttttatgttaaaaaaaaaaaaagaatcaaagaaccagttcttcttgttttggggaaccagttcttgtcgttgtTTTGCAAGAAAAGAGGCTGGCCGACGTTACTCTGGTCCAATTTCAACTGACAAAATCTAGTATCAAGCTTTTCCTCAATATAAAATGGGCCTAAAAAGTCTAATCTACATTTATCCAACGGATCACATTAGCTAAAAGTAGACATTTTAACATTCGCTCAAGCTATTGTGGACCTTCCCCTGAAGACTATCGGACTAGTGCAGTTTGTCCTGTCTGTGTGAGCTGCTGTTGTAACGCGTCCTgcttgttgtggtggttctctGTAGTCAAGGTGACGCTGGCGAACGGTACGGTGTCCGGAGGGGGTCTGCCCAACAGCACCTACCAGAGCCTGCAGTTCCATCTCCACTGGGGCAACGGCTCGACACAGCCAGGCTCGGAGCACACGGTCAACGGGAAGCGTTACCCCATGGAGGTAGGCTGTCCACACGGCGCCTGGTTCTCCCAGCGCTCCCAGTGAGGAGAGGGCGTGGGTGGACACCACGCATCTCTTATCATTAAATGAGACACTCTGGGCCCTACAACAAAAGCAGTCTTTGTGGGCCCCCTATTTATCTTAATTCATGCATCTCGCTAGAAAATTATATTCGGGCAAGCAATTAACTAATTAAGTCACTAATTAACTCTTTATACAGCGTTTAAGTTTGGGCTGTGGGTGGGTGGAGACATTGTAGTCATAATGTTGTACTATGAAAGTATGCTTTAAGCTAGATTCCTCATTGACTGCCTTCACTCTAAACAACTGCTGACATTAAACCATGGATTCTAAACCATTGTACTTCTACCCTTTTGTGTTCACTGGCCCTTCAAGTCTTATTCATGAGTGTTTCTGTGAAACACCCGTTCCGTCCAACTGTAACAGCAGGAATttgatgtggttgtgtttgcatgtcttTGAATTAGATGCACATTGTGAACGTTAAGGCGATCTACGACGGGAACACCACAATCGCTGTTGCGGACAACGAATCCATTGCAGCGTTGGGGTTCTTCTTCGAGGTAAGCAGACACTCCCACTGGTCTAGTGAGACCGCCGATGTCAGGAGCGCAGAGTCGCTCAACAGCTTCCGCTAGAGACTCGAGACTCGCTTGTTCAGAGTGCACCTAGattctgcatagcctcccccagcccccttcTTAAGCACTTATTGTGTTGGAAGTCCTGCCACGTAATGTAcgtgcacttattgtatgttgtatgtcctggcacttaaaaatagtacttcgcattgtgcagcatcttatccgcgctatctttgttgtatacagggaatgggttaacctgacAAGTtattgcttggcacttggttcaattaacatctTTACTGTTCCGAATGTGCGGGTTATCTCCTGGCCTTGCTTCTCaccgctgtctctctcctgcttgGGGAGGGCTTCAGGAGCTGGACGGCCCCGCTACAAGGGCCTCTACCTACTGGGACACACTGGCGTCGTACCTGCCCAACATCACAAACGGCGGTGAGTGGCTCAGGGTTCCCTGAGACATTTAACTAgataatatttgtattgtttttgtccCGATACGATCCCTGAACTTGAGCCTCGGCCGATACCTGGTGTATATACCGATAAAGCATCTAACATTTAACCACTAATGGCACACTAATCAGAACTAGATCGTTTCCATTTATAATTATACATTTGTGTTGTAGTTAGGCATACATGTTTTAACGATTTGGTAGCTCGAATGGGAGTTTCCCATTCCAACTTTCCACCTCTGACCTTTAACAAACGCAGCATAACACTGCACATGTTTGTGACGTTCTTTGCCTG encodes:
- the ca15b gene encoding carbonic anhydrase XVb is translated as IIAYYHHNPYFHDHVDSLLKCFLFLVADWCYQDASCGPATWPVSLAVEFCNGSRQSPININSSKAVEDAELVDFSFTDYDNKLGLTKIKNTGKTVKVTLANGTVSGGGLPNSTYQSLQFHLHWGNGSTQPGSEHTVNGKRYPMEMHIVNVKAIYDGNTTIAVADNESIAALGFFFEELDGPATRASTYWDTLASYLPNITNGGDYANFTDKISLDDLLEGVDRTKYYRYLGSLTTPSCNEVVIWTVFKESIKVSKEAIDLFSSTVRVANGTSALLLNTYRPIQPDQVIRTNARPITTTTAAASSSSSVTLASAQMAIAALWAFKGV